agTCAAACGCTGGATCAATATTGGCCGATAATGTCTGCTAATATAGGCCTTGTATGAACATGTCGAACTAAAAATGAGCCCACTGTTGTGTTAATGCAGTATGTGAACACGGTGGATTTAAGTGTGTGTATAGGCTATGTAACCCACTCGTGCGTGCATGCGTTCACAGTGCATTGCTGTTATAATTAAATATACAAAAGAAACACGTATAGGCCTAGGTGTGCAACACACGTTATGTTCCGTTCAGTAGCCTGTAAAACTTGTAGGCTATGTGAGGTGTATGCGCGTGCACGCGCAGCGAGCGTCCCCCTTACCTATGTGCTTGGGACTGTGTGTCTCCGCCGGGGCCTTGCTGTCGTTGCTgagtgctgctgcagctgctcccGGCGACACCACCACTGAAGTCGGCTGCTGCTGGGCCGCcaagtgctgctgctgctgctggttgtggtggtggtggtgatggtgctgGTTTACTCCCAGAAACGACCTCACATTTAGCAGGGAGTTCTGGCCCAGGAAAGCCCCATTTGTCCAGTTGTGGAACTTCCCAATCTGGCAGGTGTACAGTCCGTGACTGGGCAGGAAGGCCGGGTGGGTCTGGATCTGGTGGTGCGGCGCTGATGTGTGAGTGGTGGCCGCTGGGCCACACGGGGACGTGGCTTTCTGAGATGAACTATCTGGACTAGTGGCTGTCTCTGCTAAAGACCATATTTTCGGCTTATTGTTAGACGGGAGAGGAAAGCTCCCGGGTCTATCCGGGGACAAAACTCtggtggtgttgttgttgccgtCCGCGTTCTCCTTACTCCCTGGGTGAGCTGTAATTGTGCTCTTAGATTTGTCAAAGGCCTCGTGGGCCTGCAGGGCGAAAGCCCGTCTTTTCTCCAAGCTGTCCAGCTCCCCCCCAGCGCCCACGCCGCCCCTGTGCTCCCTGCTCCCCTCCGTGGATTTGTCGTCATCGTCCTCGTTGCTCTGATCCCCGTCGTTGTCGTCGATTTTGTCGATATCTATGCTCTCCAAATCAATCTCCTCCTCGTCTTCGTTTTTCTCCGCCTCGTCCCCGCTGCCGAACAAGTTCCCGTCCTCCCCGTCCTCTTTGCTCCTGCTTCCCCAGGTCACCTTGTTCTCCTTCTTGAGCCTCCTTCTGGCGTTGGCGAACCACGTGGAGACCTGCGTCAGCGTCATCTTGGTGATGATGGCCAGCATGATCTTCTCCCCCTTGGTCGGGTACGGGTTCTTCCTGTGCTCGTTGAGCCAGGCCTTCAGGGTGCTGGTGCTCTCCCGGGTGGCGTTCTTGGGCCTGGCCGGGTCCCCGTACTGGAACTGGCTGTACGGGTAGAAGGCCGGGGACGTGTGGGCTGCGAAGCTGGCAGGATGGACGCCAGGGCTGTCCTTCAGCTCATACTGGGATcccttcaaaatgaaaaataacattgtatAATAGTATAACATTTAGCATGCATAATTAGTGCCATACACCGAATTGTAAAATATTGCACTGagactatattattattattattttttatttttttttacaatatagcTCCAATGCATTTTGACCATTGCAGGCCTATATATATGCAACTCAAACAAG
The DNA window shown above is from Perca fluviatilis chromosome 7, GENO_Pfluv_1.0, whole genome shotgun sequence and carries:
- the irx1a gene encoding iroquois-class homeodomain protein IRX-1a, whose product is MSFPQLGYPQYLSASQAVYGSERPGVLTPSSRGGSTEIGGSPSATAAAVTSVLGMYANPYAHNYSAFLPYTSADLALFSQMGSQYELKDSPGVHPASFAAHTSPAFYPYSQFQYGDPARPKNATRESTSTLKAWLNEHRKNPYPTKGEKIMLAIITKMTLTQVSTWFANARRRLKKENKVTWGSRSKEDGEDGNLFGSGDEAEKNEDEEEIDLESIDIDKIDDNDGDQSNEDDDDKSTEGSREHRGGVGAGGELDSLEKRRAFALQAHEAFDKSKSTITAHPGSKENADGNNNTTRVLSPDRPGSFPLPSNNKPKIWSLAETATSPDSSSQKATSPCGPAATTHTSAPHHQIQTHPAFLPSHGLYTCQIGKFHNWTNGAFLGQNSLLNVRSFLGVNQHHHHHHHNQQQQQHLAAQQQPTSVVVSPGAAAAALSNDSKAPAETHSPKHIEHENGVRSDSPPTQILKSSFRPIHDRSSLPSSARNPQDATQRVLTALSSA